The following coding sequences are from one Selenomonas sputigena ATCC 35185 window:
- a CDS encoding DUF2828 family protein has protein sequence MLDLLKEESNKTYTRTENDAATYAGSGSDVLDFFAAVGTLRSAKEAEIVVRFTRAFAEDPMRALRTLFYARDVRGGLGERRVFRVLLRHLAVYAPACVEKNLPLIPEYGRWDDVLALLGTPLESAAVRLIRKQLESDLGASRKGEDVSLLAKWLPSVNTSSREARDTARHLAASFGMQESEYRKMLVRLRRCIRIIENHLRTKDYSFDYAKQPSKAMFKYREAFRRNDAKRYEAFLERVARGTETLHTGTLYPYEVIRPLCKWESGRGLSAEASRTLDITWKALPDYTHGENALVVLDGSASMYGGGEPLPACVALSLAVYFAERNVGAFRDHFITFSHKPRILQIKGATIADKVSYCRTFNEVANTNLEGVFRLLLRAAVSGSVPQQELPEVLYIITDMEFDACTENASVTNFEQAKKIFAEAGYRLPRIVFWNVQSRRQQQPVKMNEQGVMLVSGCSPGVFSMVVEDRITPYEYMEKVLASERYAAIQA, from the coding sequence ATGCTCGACTTGCTCAAAGAGGAAAGCAATAAGACGTACACGCGGACGGAGAACGATGCCGCGACCTACGCCGGCTCAGGCTCGGACGTGCTCGACTTCTTTGCTGCGGTCGGCACCTTGCGCTCTGCGAAGGAGGCGGAGATCGTCGTGCGCTTCACGCGCGCTTTTGCTGAGGATCCTATGCGTGCGCTGCGCACGCTCTTCTATGCGCGTGATGTTCGCGGCGGGCTGGGCGAGCGCCGCGTCTTTCGCGTGCTTCTGCGCCATCTTGCCGTCTATGCGCCTGCGTGCGTGGAGAAGAATCTGCCGCTCATCCCCGAGTACGGGCGTTGGGACGATGTGCTCGCGCTTCTCGGCACACCGTTGGAGTCTGCCGCCGTCCGCTTGATTCGCAAGCAGCTGGAAAGCGATCTCGGCGCGTCGCGAAAAGGGGAGGATGTCTCGCTTCTCGCGAAGTGGCTGCCGTCCGTCAACACTTCGTCGCGCGAGGCGCGTGATACGGCGCGTCATCTGGCGGCATCGTTCGGGATGCAGGAGTCGGAATATCGAAAGATGCTTGTCCGTCTGCGCCGCTGCATCCGGATCATCGAGAACCATCTGCGCACGAAGGACTACAGCTTTGATTATGCGAAGCAGCCGTCCAAGGCGATGTTCAAGTACCGCGAGGCCTTCCGGCGCAACGATGCGAAGCGCTACGAGGCGTTCTTGGAGCGCGTGGCGCGCGGGACTGAGACTCTTCATACGGGGACGCTCTATCCCTACGAAGTCATTCGCCCGCTTTGCAAATGGGAGAGTGGAAGAGGCCTTTCGGCAGAGGCGTCGCGTACCCTCGACATCACATGGAAGGCGCTTCCCGACTATACGCATGGGGAGAACGCGCTCGTCGTGCTCGACGGTTCCGCTTCCATGTATGGGGGCGGAGAGCCTTTGCCGGCCTGCGTCGCGCTCTCGCTCGCCGTCTATTTTGCGGAGCGCAATGTGGGCGCGTTCCGCGATCATTTCATTACGTTTTCTCATAAGCCGCGCATCCTTCAGATTAAGGGCGCGACGATTGCGGACAAGGTCAGCTATTGCAGGACGTTTAACGAGGTGGCAAATACGAATCTCGAAGGCGTCTTCCGGCTCCTGCTGCGCGCGGCGGTCTCGGGCAGTGTGCCGCAGCAGGAGCTGCCCGAGGTGCTTTACATCATCACGGACATGGAGTTTGACGCCTGCACGGAAAATGCCTCTGTGACGAATTTCGAGCAGGCGAAGAAGATATTTGCTGAGGCGGGCTATCGCTTGCCGCGCATCGTGTTCTGGAACGTGCAGAGCCGCCGTCAGCAGCAGCCCGTCAAGATGAACGAGCAAGGCGTCATGCTCGTTTCCGGCTGCAGTCCCGGCGTATTCTCCATGGTTGTGGAGGATCGCATCACGCCGTATGAATATATGGAAAAGGTGCTGGCAAGCGAGAGATATGCGGCGATTCAGGCGTAA
- a CDS encoding TrbC/VirB2 family protein: protein MKKSVKFIKARVAALTTSFLVSAPTVLASAVDGKEGSVTVNWPWMKFFNSLAEQLTGPLPMVLGIMGIAGAAIALFSGHAGGGTQKFILLILAVSIALFAPNFMTAISESAGALTIMGL, encoded by the coding sequence ATGAAAAAGTCCGTAAAATTTATTAAGGCAAGAGTGGCAGCACTCACCACAAGTTTCCTCGTATCAGCGCCTACCGTTCTTGCGTCTGCCGTTGACGGTAAGGAAGGCTCTGTAACAGTGAATTGGCCATGGATGAAATTCTTTAATTCTCTTGCCGAACAGCTTACCGGGCCTTTACCCATGGTATTGGGAATCATGGGAATCGCCGGAGCAGCTATTGCGCTTTTCAGCGGACATGCAGGCGGCGGTACGCAAAAATTCATCCTCTTGATATTGGCGGTGTCCATCGCACTCTTTGCGCCCAATTTCATGACTGCGATTTCGGAATCGGCAGGGGCGTTGACCATTATGGGGCTTTGA
- a CDS encoding methylated-DNA--[protein]-cysteine S-methyltransferase, whose amino-acid sequence MQYTAHYDSPFGSMTLASDGTALVGLWFDGQKYFAATLEEEHKQKSLPVFQEACRWLDLYFSGKKPDFLPSLAPKATPFRQKVWDILLSIPYGETITYGEIARRIGMEKAAHAVAHNPISDIVPCHRVVGTNGSLTGYADGIDKKVQLLTLEGVDMTRFFVP is encoded by the coding sequence ATGCAATACACAGCGCATTACGACTCGCCATTCGGCTCCATGACCCTCGCCAGCGACGGCACAGCGCTCGTCGGCCTTTGGTTCGACGGGCAGAAATACTTTGCCGCTACGCTCGAAGAAGAGCACAAACAAAAAAGCCTCCCCGTATTCCAGGAGGCATGCCGCTGGCTCGACCTCTACTTCAGCGGAAAGAAACCCGACTTTCTGCCGTCGCTCGCACCGAAAGCCACGCCGTTTCGTCAAAAAGTCTGGGACATCCTGCTCTCGATCCCCTACGGCGAAACGATAACCTACGGCGAAATCGCCCGCCGCATCGGCATGGAAAAAGCCGCCCACGCCGTCGCGCACAACCCCATCTCCGACATCGTCCCCTGCCACCGCGTCGTCGGCACGAACGGCAGCCTCACGGGCTATGCCGACGGCATCGACAAGAAGGTGCAGCTCTTGACGCTCGAAGGCGTAGATATGACGCGCTTCTTTGTACCTTAA
- a CDS encoding VirB3 family type IV secretion system protein, which produces MEANREVPEGYEVPIHRALVQPLYWMGVPRNIFIGEIVFAVLGGLIFKTFTVIFITVAAHYLFRYLGQQDAQFHEVFWYSRLHKNYYYR; this is translated from the coding sequence ATGGAGGCGAATCGCGAAGTACCGGAAGGTTATGAAGTGCCCATTCATCGAGCGCTGGTGCAGCCGCTTTACTGGATGGGGGTTCCTCGCAATATCTTTATCGGGGAAATCGTTTTCGCTGTGCTTGGAGGATTGATCTTCAAAACCTTCACGGTTATTTTCATTACGGTTGCTGCGCATTATCTGTTCCGTTATCTGGGGCAGCAGGATGCACAGTTCCATGAGGTGTTTTGGTATTCGCGGCTGCACAAAAACTATTACTATCGATAG
- the tnpA gene encoding IS200/IS605 family transposase, with translation MAQKANSLSHTKWLCKYHIVFTPKYRRKIIYNQYKESIRDILKQLCAYKGVEILEGHLMVDHVHMLVSIPLKLSVSQFMGYLKGKSALMIFDKHANLKYKFGNRHFWAEGYYVSTVGLNEATIRKYIQEQESHDIAMDKLSVKEYEDPFKGSK, from the coding sequence ATGGCACAGAAAGCTAATAGTTTATCGCACACAAAGTGGTTATGCAAGTATCACATTGTGTTTACGCCCAAATACCGCAGAAAAATTATCTACAACCAGTACAAAGAGAGCATCCGTGACATATTAAAGCAACTTTGTGCGTATAAGGGTGTAGAGATTTTGGAAGGACACTTGATGGTCGACCATGTGCACATGTTGGTAAGCATTCCGCTGAAACTTAGTGTATCACAATTTATGGGATATCTCAAAGGGAAAAGTGCGTTAATGATATTTGACAAACACGCCAATTTGAAATACAAATTTGGCAATCGGCACTTTTGGGCAGAAGGATATTACGTGAGTACGGTTGGGTTAAATGAAGCAACCATTCGCAAGTATATCCAAGAGCAAGAAAGTCATGATATCGCGATGGATAAGTTAAGTGTGAAGGAATACGAAGACCCTTTTAAGGGTAGCAAGTAG
- a CDS encoding ATPase, T2SS/T4P/T4SS family — protein MEQKRENLNFDVVVGVDVVNLMNREDITEIYVNDDGFIRYQSYDEGKVKTQCFMEPSKVLAIIELVAGQVGKIVNEEIPSISAEVFGYGCRFQGEIPPIVRHPQFNIRKKAIKIFSLDDYVKMKFLKAYQKQYIEEAIKKRKNILVVGGTGTGKTTFLNALLAAIAEISPYHRIISLEDLPELQCSADDYSPMFTKQDTGKDGVKYNMTRLLADCMRRSPERIVVGEVRDGAAYTMLKAWNTGHEGGACTVHANDAVAGLTRIKSLAQEDPEAAGDIKELIGEVIDVVISISHVDLGNGKKSRVIKDIIEVQGYDSLKDKYIYEHINEGESHHEKVRKIY, from the coding sequence ATGGAGCAGAAGAGGGAAAATCTGAACTTTGATGTTGTTGTTGGTGTGGATGTTGTAAATCTCATGAACCGAGAGGACATCACCGAAATCTATGTGAATGACGACGGCTTTATTCGCTACCAGTCCTATGATGAAGGAAAGGTCAAAACACAGTGCTTCATGGAGCCGTCCAAAGTTTTGGCCATCATCGAACTTGTGGCGGGGCAGGTTGGGAAAATCGTCAACGAGGAGATTCCCTCTATTTCAGCGGAGGTTTTTGGCTACGGATGCCGTTTTCAAGGAGAGATACCGCCGATTGTACGACATCCGCAATTCAATATCCGTAAAAAGGCAATCAAGATATTCTCTTTGGATGATTATGTGAAGATGAAGTTTTTGAAGGCCTATCAAAAACAATATATTGAGGAGGCGATAAAAAAGCGCAAGAATATCCTTGTTGTTGGAGGCACAGGAACGGGAAAGACAACATTCCTTAACGCTCTTTTGGCAGCTATTGCGGAGATTTCACCCTATCACCGTATTATCAGTTTGGAGGATTTGCCGGAATTGCAGTGCTCGGCCGATGATTACAGCCCGATGTTTACCAAGCAGGATACGGGAAAGGATGGTGTCAAGTACAATATGACGCGCCTTCTGGCCGATTGTATGCGGCGTTCCCCCGAAAGAATCGTCGTTGGAGAGGTGCGTGACGGTGCAGCGTATACGATGCTCAAAGCATGGAATACCGGTCATGAAGGTGGGGCGTGCACGGTTCATGCAAATGATGCAGTTGCCGGATTGACGAGAATCAAGTCATTGGCACAGGAAGATCCAGAAGCCGCTGGCGACATCAAGGAGCTTATCGGTGAGGTCATCGATGTGGTTATTTCCATCAGCCATGTGGATTTGGGAAACGGAAAGAAGAGCCGTGTCATCAAGGACATCATCGAAGTTCAAGGCTATGACAGCCTGAAAGATAAGTATATTTATGAACATATCAATGAAGGAGAGAGTCATCATGAAAAAGTCCGTAAAATTTATTAA
- a CDS encoding helix-turn-helix domain-containing protein produces MKYTKEQRLDIGRRIYDGELTRYEAAEEYEISDETARNYMRQYRNATRLPPKRGTKSNCGLANMKFKPTPAGLEDLQSMTKEELIDALVMARITEARLKKAYLVEGVGAEKKFIPIGKKSTK; encoded by the coding sequence ATGAAGTACACGAAAGAGCAAAGATTGGACATAGGCCGTCGGATTTACGACGGCGAACTCACAAGGTATGAAGCAGCAGAAGAATATGAGATCAGCGACGAAACGGCGCGAAATTATATGCGGCAGTACCGAAATGCCACCCGACTCCCTCCAAAAAGAGGAACAAAGAGCAACTGCGGTCTTGCCAATATGAAATTCAAGCCGACGCCCGCGGGACTGGAAGACCTCCAATCCATGACGAAAGAAGAGCTGATCGACGCCCTTGTGATGGCTAGGATTACGGAAGCGCGCTTAAAAAAAGCCTATCTGGTGGAAGGAGTTGGTGCGGAAAAGAAGTTCATTCCTATCGGCAAGAAGAGTACCAAGTAA
- a CDS encoding helix-turn-helix domain-containing protein, giving the protein MKQADNNKKNKHLTAQDRQEIMNGLDRGLSFKAIALLVQKDPTTISYEVKRHRKEHRNAFVQTDELCPLLEKAPFVCNACPKRRSANCRFLRLLYVAPQAHAEYEALLHDAREGIPLNRASFYKQDRIISSCIEKGQHIYHIVASHPELNVSLSTVYRHFSKGYYSASKIHLPRAVKFKPRKKKRADVVPSAIKKERTYADFLAHMEREGLSAHTQLDTVIGVSGGKVILTVHFTAFNFMFGLLLENKTAVQAALKFQEVKRTLTAGGFAFPALMPVMLTDNGGEFSDVFAFENNLEGEKEACLFFCDPMQSYQKAQIEKNHTLFRDIVPKGSSFDHFTQDTVNLIFSHINGVRRNIYSGKSPYEMFTFAFSEELAALLGISYVAPEDVVQSPRLLKG; this is encoded by the coding sequence ATGAAGCAAGCAGACAACAACAAGAAGAACAAGCACCTTACTGCACAAGACCGCCAGGAAATCATGAACGGGCTCGACAGGGGATTGTCCTTCAAGGCGATCGCCCTGCTCGTTCAGAAAGATCCTACCACCATATCTTACGAAGTGAAGCGACATCGCAAAGAGCACCGCAATGCGTTCGTGCAAACAGACGAACTCTGCCCCTTGCTCGAAAAGGCACCCTTCGTCTGCAACGCCTGCCCCAAGCGCCGTTCTGCTAACTGCCGCTTCCTCCGCCTTCTCTATGTCGCTCCGCAGGCACATGCCGAATACGAAGCGCTCCTGCACGATGCACGCGAAGGCATTCCGTTGAACCGTGCGTCTTTTTACAAGCAGGATCGCATCATTTCCTCTTGCATTGAGAAGGGGCAGCACATTTATCATATCGTCGCTTCTCACCCAGAGCTCAATGTGTCTCTCAGCACAGTTTATCGGCATTTTTCCAAGGGATATTATTCGGCTTCCAAGATTCACCTTCCACGCGCCGTAAAGTTCAAGCCTCGCAAAAAGAAGCGGGCGGATGTCGTTCCTTCTGCCATAAAGAAGGAACGCACCTATGCGGATTTCCTCGCTCATATGGAACGGGAAGGGCTTAGCGCACATACGCAGCTTGATACCGTTATCGGAGTTTCAGGCGGCAAAGTCATCCTCACCGTCCACTTCACTGCGTTCAATTTCATGTTCGGGCTTCTGCTCGAAAACAAGACGGCTGTGCAGGCTGCCTTGAAGTTCCAAGAGGTCAAACGAACTTTGACTGCAGGCGGTTTTGCTTTTCCTGCCCTTATGCCCGTGATGCTTACGGACAACGGTGGAGAGTTCTCCGATGTTTTCGCCTTTGAGAACAATCTTGAGGGGGAAAAGGAGGCCTGCCTTTTTTTCTGCGATCCCATGCAGTCTTACCAGAAGGCGCAAATTGAGAAGAATCACACGCTTTTTCGCGATATTGTGCCGAAGGGGTCTTCTTTCGACCATTTCACACAGGATACCGTCAATTTGATTTTTTCGCACATCAATGGCGTCCGTCGCAACATTTACAGCGGCAAGTCTCCCTATGAGATGTTTACGTTCGCTTTTTCCGAGGAACTGGCTGCTCTTTTGGGCATCTCGTATGTTGCGCCGGAAGATGTCGTGCAGTCTCCTAGACTTCTAAAGGGCTGA
- a CDS encoding IS256 family transposase, translated as MAKRKMIPTPADNIAKQIMETYQPQDAQEIQDVVKRIFAPIFEAALKGEMQNHLGYANHERTNSSGNARNGYSEKALKTTLGEVPIHVPRDRQGSFEPQIVKKHQRDVSSIEGKVLALYGRGMSQRDIAATVEDIYGFKMSHEQISHITDCIMEQVKEWRNRPLKPFYPFVFVDCLYVSLRTERGIQQTAVHVVLAYDMDGCKDVLGLWINEVESKHAWMQVFDELKSRGLEAIGFLSMDGVTGLEDGARAIFPQVVVQRCIVHLIRNSIRYIPRKDWSRFTKDLKAIYGAVNARQARERFEQFQKDWASYPGAVAVWQNNFTHVEQLFSYGSAVRKVMYTTNAIESVNSNFRKVTKKGSFPNEDAVFKLLYLRVQELYQKWAGRRIPNWALVRNQLLMDERMAKLMEHYDTTY; from the coding sequence ATGGCAAAACGCAAAATGATTCCCACTCCGGCAGACAATATCGCCAAACAAATCATGGAAACCTACCAACCCCAAGACGCACAAGAAATCCAAGATGTTGTCAAACGCATCTTCGCACCCATCTTCGAGGCGGCGCTCAAAGGGGAGATGCAAAATCATCTCGGCTATGCCAACCATGAACGCACGAACTCCAGTGGCAATGCTCGCAACGGATACTCCGAAAAGGCCCTCAAGACAACCTTGGGAGAAGTCCCCATCCACGTGCCCCGTGACCGTCAAGGCTCCTTCGAGCCGCAGATCGTCAAGAAGCACCAGCGTGATGTCTCTTCCATTGAAGGCAAGGTTCTCGCCCTGTACGGACGCGGTATGAGCCAGCGCGACATCGCCGCCACCGTCGAGGACATCTATGGTTTTAAGATGTCGCATGAACAGATTTCCCATATCACGGACTGCATCATGGAGCAAGTGAAGGAATGGAGAAACCGTCCGTTGAAGCCATTCTATCCGTTCGTGTTCGTCGACTGCCTGTACGTCTCGCTGCGCACGGAGCGCGGCATCCAACAAACGGCGGTGCACGTCGTCCTGGCTTACGATATGGATGGGTGCAAGGATGTGCTCGGGCTTTGGATCAACGAAGTCGAGAGCAAGCATGCATGGATGCAGGTTTTTGACGAACTCAAGTCGCGCGGCTTGGAAGCCATCGGCTTTCTCTCCATGGACGGCGTGACGGGTCTGGAAGACGGTGCGCGAGCGATCTTCCCACAGGTGGTCGTGCAGCGATGCATCGTACATCTGATTCGCAACTCCATCCGATACATCCCGCGCAAAGATTGGAGTCGTTTCACGAAGGATCTCAAAGCTATATACGGCGCGGTGAATGCGCGTCAGGCACGCGAGCGATTCGAACAGTTCCAGAAGGACTGGGCGAGCTATCCCGGCGCTGTCGCCGTATGGCAGAACAACTTCACGCATGTCGAGCAACTGTTTTCTTACGGCAGTGCCGTGCGCAAGGTCATGTATACGACGAACGCGATCGAGAGCGTGAACTCCAACTTCCGCAAAGTCACGAAGAAGGGTTCTTTCCCGAACGAGGATGCTGTGTTCAAGCTGCTGTACTTACGGGTGCAGGAGCTTTACCAGAAATGGGCAGGGCGCAGGATACCAAACTGGGCGCTCGTTCGCAACCAACTGTTGATGGATGAGCGTATGGCGAAACTCATGGAACACTATGATACGACATACTGA
- a CDS encoding type IV secretory system conjugative DNA transfer family protein, with amino-acid sequence MGIFAKLWMFLTVIVIALWLATQRFAEMMNYHPLLGHPFMMNGHAYYWPWKYFGWWLEFHGQAPLAFRVTNLYVFAGVVIGVVMLYFLHPKKKLDSHGSASWGEQKDLLDMGLISAGGVVIGLHDNALVKAATSFMRFVESAKKEKVSFAEMAYDRRMQKKIAKWETILEKLQNKAADISDDTLQKRKVQKAIQIYQSLLNNPQPYNPKKEDRWTVYPFVCFYETMLKLYKKVPHFYLRDNSNKHLAVIAPTRSGKGVGLIIPTLLGGWKESVIVNDIKSENWGVTAGCRKRMGHMVIKFEPTAEDGSSARWNPLDEIKIGTPSEVPAAQNLAYILADYEGKGKLDHWGSNAATVIMVVILHLKYAHFADPVHYPEEPTLFSVASFLKANIVPEMDKNGNPVWEYVDEDGDVSDTPKEGYRKQQKMMAAGFKDTLENLQCFEHVPDDGIEIREWNKKKEMYGVRKFLPEDMAGIYKGASSLEDMPNTHPIIYQNFVEILSKPDNECGSIISTANTALKEYLDPVLSRNTSTSDFCVDDIMNYKKPVSLYLVTPPSDLLRLAPIFRLFFEMMVKHHARKIGTYENGRAKAVYKHKCLFLMDEFSSLGNLQSFAATLSYIAGYGMKVFLINQGLPQINGIYGKDNQILMNCHLQIFYAPNDNDTGKYAESLLGNKTIMVESESDSGWFTKRQYTRSAQARALMTADELKRLGDREIVVASGSPPLLTDKVKYYESEFFLDRLADAPIASDVIRHEPYPERDALLSQKRQKKEKPLHIAWQERQEVEPFRPVWNEGRGSR; translated from the coding sequence ATGGGTATTTTCGCAAAGCTTTGGATGTTTTTAACAGTCATAGTTATCGCATTATGGCTTGCGACGCAGAGATTTGCGGAAATGATGAACTACCATCCTTTGCTTGGGCATCCGTTCATGATGAATGGCCATGCATATTATTGGCCTTGGAAATATTTTGGTTGGTGGTTGGAATTCCATGGGCAAGCACCGTTGGCATTCAGAGTGACGAATCTTTATGTCTTTGCGGGCGTTGTCATAGGAGTGGTAATGCTCTATTTCCTCCATCCGAAGAAGAAATTGGATTCGCACGGGAGTGCGTCATGGGGGGAACAAAAGGATCTTCTGGATATGGGGTTGATTTCCGCAGGCGGTGTGGTGATTGGTCTTCATGATAATGCTTTAGTCAAGGCAGCGACGAGCTTCATGCGATTCGTGGAATCAGCCAAGAAAGAGAAGGTATCTTTCGCAGAAATGGCTTATGACAGGAGGATGCAGAAGAAAATCGCCAAATGGGAAACCATTTTGGAAAAGCTGCAAAATAAGGCGGCAGATATTTCAGATGATACGCTGCAAAAGCGCAAAGTTCAAAAGGCAATCCAAATCTATCAATCTCTGCTGAACAATCCGCAGCCATATAATCCTAAAAAGGAAGACAGATGGACGGTCTATCCTTTCGTTTGTTTCTATGAAACGATGCTGAAACTCTATAAGAAAGTCCCGCATTTTTATTTGCGTGACAACTCCAATAAACATCTCGCCGTCATTGCGCCAACACGAAGCGGCAAGGGGGTTGGGCTCATCATTCCAACACTTTTAGGCGGTTGGAAGGAAAGCGTTATTGTCAATGACATCAAGAGCGAGAATTGGGGAGTTACGGCAGGATGCCGTAAACGTATGGGGCATATGGTGATCAAGTTTGAACCTACGGCTGAAGATGGGAGTTCTGCACGCTGGAACCCTTTGGATGAGATCAAGATCGGGACTCCCTCAGAAGTGCCGGCAGCACAGAATCTTGCTTATATCCTTGCGGATTACGAAGGCAAGGGGAAGTTAGATCATTGGGGAAGCAATGCGGCAACGGTTATCATGGTTGTCATTTTGCATCTCAAATATGCACATTTTGCCGATCCGGTGCATTATCCGGAAGAACCGACACTTTTTTCAGTGGCCTCTTTTTTGAAGGCGAACATTGTGCCGGAAATGGATAAAAATGGAAATCCTGTTTGGGAATACGTAGATGAGGATGGTGATGTTTCAGACACTCCGAAGGAGGGGTATCGCAAGCAACAAAAGATGATGGCAGCAGGCTTTAAGGACACGTTGGAAAATTTGCAGTGCTTTGAGCATGTGCCGGATGATGGCATCGAGATTCGTGAGTGGAATAAGAAAAAGGAAATGTATGGGGTGAGAAAATTTTTGCCAGAAGATATGGCGGGAATTTATAAAGGCGCCTCTTCCTTGGAAGATATGCCAAACACACATCCTATTATTTACCAAAACTTTGTCGAAATTCTTTCCAAGCCGGACAATGAATGCGGTAGCATCATTTCTACGGCAAATACAGCACTGAAGGAATATCTCGATCCTGTGCTATCGCGGAACACCTCGACCAGTGATTTTTGTGTCGATGACATTATGAACTACAAGAAACCCGTATCACTCTATTTGGTTACGCCGCCGTCCGATCTGCTGCGTCTGGCACCAATCTTCCGATTATTTTTTGAAATGATGGTCAAGCACCATGCAAGAAAGATCGGGACATATGAAAATGGTCGAGCGAAAGCAGTTTATAAGCATAAGTGCTTGTTTTTGATGGATGAGTTCAGCAGCTTGGGAAATCTGCAATCTTTTGCGGCTACGCTGTCTTATATTGCAGGTTACGGCATGAAAGTATTTCTTATCAATCAAGGACTGCCGCAAATAAACGGAATTTACGGCAAGGATAACCAAATATTGATGAATTGTCATTTGCAGATTTTTTATGCCCCGAATGACAACGATACGGGGAAATATGCAGAATCCTTGCTCGGCAACAAGACGATCATGGTAGAAAGTGAGTCGGATAGCGGCTGGTTTACCAAGCGTCAATATACGCGCTCTGCGCAAGCGAGAGCGTTGATGACGGCTGATGAACTCAAAAGATTGGGCGATCGGGAGATTGTCGTCGCAAGTGGCAGTCCGCCGCTTTTGACGGATAAAGTGAAGTATTACGAAAGCGAGTTCTTTCTGGACCGATTGGCAGACGCGCCGATCGCATCGGATGTGATCCGCCATGAGCCGTATCCAGAGCGTGATGCGCTCCTGTCTCAAAAAAGGCAGAAAAAAGAAAAACCATTGCATATTGCATGGCAAGAGCGCCAGGAAGTTGAGCCGTTTCGTCCGGTATGGAACGAAGGGAGGGGAAGCCGTTAA
- a CDS encoding TrbI/VirB10 family protein, giving the protein MSALLAAGVQSLTGNTSGNDERSPGQEAVSGAVASILSTGQRFVDQDLNRGATIEIRPGFQFSVFINQDLAINEYGGEI; this is encoded by the coding sequence ATGTCGGCGCTTTTGGCTGCCGGTGTTCAAAGCTTGACGGGCAATACTTCCGGCAATGATGAGCGCAGTCCGGGGCAGGAGGCTGTTTCCGGTGCAGTAGCTTCTATCTTGAGTACAGGACAAAGATTCGTTGATCAAGATCTTAATCGAGGCGCAACGATAGAGATACGTCCCGGTTTCCAGTTCAGTGTGTTCATCAACCAAGATTTGGCAATCAATGAATATGGTGGTGAAATCTGA